In Pantoea phytobeneficialis, one genomic interval encodes:
- the fhuE gene encoding ferric-rhodotorulic acid/ferric-coprogen receptor FhuE, translating into MSLNRRETCAGSRAPGIRKTFTVSLLAMAVHALLNPALAADTTATQQDLVVNANTDSNSTAQDKTDYQVKTTRAGTKLLLTPRDVPQSVSVITQQRMQDQQLQTISDVLKNATGITSSQDDSERAYYYSRGFLLTNFTYDGIPTSMGDSWNYGDTASDTAIYDRIEIVRGATGLMTGAGSPAASVNMVRKHADSKEFTGNLTASYGSWNKQRYVADVSTPLNESGSVRGRVIAGYQNQDSWLDRYRKNTKFLYGTIDADITDNTTLSLAYDYQDADTKNPTWGGNPVFYSNGSLTHYDRSLNSSADWTYYHTTVRKVYADLVHNFDNGWSFRLNGTHAENTFSDKLLYTGYLSLPDQDTGEGADGFGSMDRGKRELTSVDGYASGPFELFGRQHQLMAGVSYSRQHNKTYSSDGVTDQDAYDIATGDIGVFNNHWNGNIAEPEWSDWYENADDVIRQKSVYTAARFSLADPLSLILGARYTQYSTNGSSGNMDKNNITPYAGVVYDINDTWSAYASYTSIFQPQTYRDSSGHYLSPVTGKSYETGLKSAWFDGRLTATLAIFRIEQNNVGEAINGEYVNNSSEQAYSATKGARSKGAEFELNGAITDNLQMTFGATRYVARDSEGRYNPDQPQTDFKLFTSYRLPMLQDLTIGGGINWQNRVFEDDTAPDGSTQRVYQGSYPLANLFARYQVSKQVSVQANINNLFDRTYYTYMNNYVYGEPRNVSVSVSYQF; encoded by the coding sequence ATGTCTTTGAATCGCAGGGAAACTTGTGCGGGATCTCGCGCACCTGGCATCCGTAAAACCTTTACCGTGTCATTACTGGCAATGGCGGTACACGCCCTTCTCAACCCCGCCCTGGCGGCGGATACCACCGCGACGCAGCAGGACCTGGTGGTGAATGCCAATACCGATAGCAACTCTACCGCGCAGGACAAGACAGATTACCAGGTGAAAACCACGCGTGCCGGAACCAAGTTGCTGTTGACGCCGCGCGATGTACCGCAGTCCGTAAGCGTGATTACCCAGCAGCGTATGCAGGATCAGCAGTTGCAAACCATTAGTGACGTGCTGAAAAATGCCACCGGGATTACCAGTAGCCAGGATGACAGCGAACGCGCTTACTACTATTCCCGCGGTTTTTTACTGACCAACTTCACCTATGATGGCATCCCCACTTCAATGGGGGATTCATGGAACTACGGTGACACTGCCTCGGATACCGCGATTTATGACCGCATCGAAATAGTACGTGGCGCGACCGGACTGATGACCGGCGCAGGTAGCCCGGCAGCCTCCGTCAACATGGTGCGCAAACACGCCGACAGTAAAGAGTTCACCGGGAATTTGACGGCCAGCTACGGAAGTTGGAACAAACAGCGCTATGTTGCTGATGTTTCTACTCCTTTAAATGAGTCGGGTTCGGTACGTGGTCGTGTCATTGCGGGTTATCAGAATCAGGACAGCTGGCTGGACCGTTATCGTAAAAACACCAAATTCCTCTATGGCACGATCGATGCCGATATCACCGATAACACCACTTTGTCGTTAGCTTATGACTATCAGGACGCGGATACTAAAAACCCCACCTGGGGTGGTAATCCGGTGTTTTACAGCAATGGTTCACTGACTCATTACGATCGCAGCCTGAACTCCTCGGCAGACTGGACTTATTACCACACCACCGTGCGGAAAGTGTATGCCGACCTGGTACATAATTTTGATAACGGCTGGTCTTTCCGCTTAAACGGTACCCATGCGGAAAATACCTTTAGCGACAAATTGCTGTACACCGGTTATCTGTCTTTGCCTGACCAGGATACTGGCGAAGGGGCCGACGGGTTCGGCAGTATGGACCGTGGCAAACGAGAGCTGACCTCGGTGGATGGCTATGCCAGCGGTCCGTTTGAACTCTTCGGACGCCAACACCAGCTTATGGCGGGTGTCAGTTACAGTCGCCAGCACAATAAAACCTACAGCAGTGATGGCGTCACCGATCAGGATGCTTACGATATCGCTACCGGTGATATTGGTGTGTTCAATAATCACTGGAATGGCAACATTGCGGAACCTGAATGGAGCGACTGGTATGAGAATGCTGACGATGTGATCCGTCAGAAATCCGTTTACACCGCCGCACGTTTCTCACTGGCTGACCCTCTGTCACTGATCCTCGGTGCCCGTTATACCCAATACAGTACCAACGGCAGCAGCGGTAATATGGATAAAAACAACATCACGCCGTATGCGGGTGTGGTGTATGACATCAACGATACCTGGTCAGCTTACGCCAGCTATACCTCCATCTTCCAACCGCAAACCTATCGCGACAGCAGCGGTCACTACCTGTCACCGGTTACCGGAAAAAGCTATGAAACGGGCCTGAAATCCGCCTGGTTTGATGGTCGCCTGACCGCGACGTTGGCGATCTTCCGCATTGAGCAAAATAACGTTGGTGAAGCCATCAATGGCGAGTACGTCAACAACAGCAGCGAACAGGCCTATAGCGCCACTAAAGGCGCTCGCAGCAAGGGTGCCGAGTTCGAGTTAAACGGCGCGATCACCGATAATCTGCAAATGACTTTTGGTGCAACACGCTATGTCGCGCGCGATTCGGAAGGCCGTTATAACCCGGATCAACCGCAAACTGACTTCAAGTTGTTTACCAGCTATCGCTTGCCGATGCTCCAGGACCTCACCATTGGTGGTGGTATCAACTGGCAGAATCGTGTGTTTGAAGATGACACCGCACCGGATGGCAGCACGCAACGCGTGTATCAGGGTAGCTATCCACTGGCTAACCTGTTTGCCCGCTATCAAGTCAGCAAGCAAGTGTCGGTGCAGGCGAACATCAATAACCTGTTCGATCGCACCTACTACACGTACATGAACAACTACGTCTACGGTGAACCGCGTAACGTCTCGGTCAGCGTGTCGTATCAGTTCTGA
- a CDS encoding YdgH/BhsA/McbA-like domain containing protein — MKKIMVSVIAIVTASLICGSAFAAKEISKAEAKKYHKVGTVSSTKEHTSPRAVMEEISKKADEMGGKYFVITSGNEGDKVRATATVYK; from the coding sequence ATGAAAAAGATCATGGTAAGTGTGATAGCGATCGTCACCGCTTCGTTAATATGTGGCTCGGCGTTTGCGGCAAAGGAAATCAGCAAAGCAGAAGCGAAGAAATATCATAAAGTCGGGACGGTAAGTTCTACCAAAGAGCATACTTCTCCGCGTGCGGTGATGGAGGAAATATCTAAAAAAGCGGATGAGATGGGTGGTAAGTATTTTGTTATTACATCAGGTAATGAGGGTGATAAAGTCCGTGCTACGGCAACGGTTTACAAATAA
- a CDS encoding alkyl/aryl-sulfatase: MKQKHLYTMVLAALLTSSFNSIAADNSQKEATSATKQTNDALYGQLPFSDNTDFSNAHKGFVAALPQEVIKGTSGNVIWDPGQYAFIKEGEKSPDTVNPSLWRQSQLINISGLFKVTDGVYQIRNLDLSNMTIIEGKKGITVIDPLVSAETAKVGMDLYYKNRGKKPVVAVIYTHSHVDHYGGVRGVINEADVKAGKVKIYAPAGFMEAAVAENIMAGNVMSRRASYMYGNLLKADPKGQVGAGLGTTTSAGTVTLLAPTDTITKTGEKHTIDGLNYEFMMAPGSEAPSEMLWYVEEKKMIEAAEDVTHTLHNTYSLRGAKIREPLPWSKYINDAITRWGDKAQIIIAQHHWPTWGNDNVNHLLKSQRDLYRYINDQTLRMANEGLTRDEIAANFKLPDGLAKTWANRGYYGSVSHDVKATYVLYLGWFDGNPATLDELPPEEAAKKFVEYMGGADNILQKAKTDFDQGNYRWVAQVVSKVVFADPENKAARDLEADALEQLGYQAESGPWRNFYLTGAQELRNGVVKGPTPNTASPDTVKAMTPEMFFDYLAVHINGEKAGNAKALINIDLGKDGGKYKLELENGVLNHTANAQGQNPDATLTLNRDTLNKIILKEETLKQAEDKGEVKLSGDGAKIDELLGYMDKFEFWFNIVTP, translated from the coding sequence ATGAAACAAAAGCATCTGTACACTATGGTACTGGCTGCCTTACTAACCAGTTCATTTAATTCAATAGCGGCCGACAATAGCCAAAAAGAGGCGACCAGCGCGACGAAACAGACCAATGACGCCCTGTACGGCCAGTTACCTTTTTCCGATAACACCGATTTTAGTAATGCCCATAAGGGTTTCGTCGCCGCGCTACCGCAGGAAGTGATTAAAGGGACGTCGGGCAATGTTATCTGGGATCCCGGCCAATACGCTTTTATCAAGGAAGGCGAAAAATCGCCGGATACGGTTAATCCCAGCCTATGGCGACAATCACAACTGATTAATATCAGTGGGCTATTCAAAGTGACCGACGGTGTTTATCAGATCCGTAATCTGGATCTGTCAAACATGACCATCATTGAAGGTAAAAAAGGCATCACGGTGATTGATCCGTTGGTGTCGGCCGAAACCGCCAAAGTGGGGATGGATCTTTATTATAAAAATCGCGGCAAAAAACCGGTAGTTGCGGTGATTTATACCCACAGCCACGTTGACCATTACGGCGGCGTACGCGGTGTGATCAACGAAGCGGATGTGAAAGCGGGCAAAGTAAAAATCTACGCCCCGGCGGGCTTTATGGAAGCGGCGGTGGCAGAAAACATCATGGCGGGTAACGTGATGAGCCGCCGCGCCAGTTATATGTACGGTAACCTGCTGAAAGCTGACCCGAAGGGTCAGGTCGGCGCAGGATTAGGTACCACAACCTCAGCCGGTACGGTCACCCTGCTGGCACCCACCGATACCATCACCAAAACCGGTGAGAAGCACACCATCGATGGTCTGAACTACGAATTTATGATGGCACCGGGTTCAGAAGCGCCGTCAGAAATGCTGTGGTACGTCGAAGAGAAAAAAATGATCGAAGCGGCAGAGGATGTCACCCATACCCTGCACAACACCTACTCGCTACGCGGAGCAAAAATTCGTGAACCCCTGCCGTGGTCAAAATATATCAACGATGCCATCACCCGCTGGGGTGATAAAGCGCAGATCATTATCGCGCAGCACCATTGGCCGACCTGGGGCAATGACAACGTCAACCATCTGCTGAAATCCCAGCGTGATCTCTATCGCTACATCAACGACCAGACGCTGCGCATGGCGAACGAAGGTCTGACGCGCGATGAAATCGCCGCTAACTTCAAACTGCCTGATGGTCTGGCAAAAACCTGGGCTAACCGGGGCTATTACGGCTCGGTTAGCCACGATGTGAAAGCCACTTATGTCCTGTATCTGGGCTGGTTCGATGGCAACCCGGCCACCCTGGATGAACTGCCGCCTGAAGAAGCGGCGAAGAAGTTCGTTGAATATATGGGGGGTGCCGACAATATCCTGCAAAAAGCCAAAACCGACTTCGACCAGGGTAACTATCGTTGGGTTGCTCAGGTGGTGAGCAAAGTGGTGTTTGCCGACCCGGAAAACAAAGCGGCACGCGATCTGGAAGCCGATGCACTGGAGCAACTGGGCTATCAGGCTGAATCCGGCCCGTGGCGTAACTTCTATCTTACCGGTGCACAGGAACTGCGTAATGGCGTGGTGAAAGGACCGACACCAAACACCGCCAGCCCGGACACAGTAAAAGCGATGACACCTGAAATGTTCTTCGACTATCTGGCGGTACATATCAACGGTGAGAAAGCCGGTAACGCCAAAGCCCTGATCAATATTGACCTCGGTAAAGACGGTGGCAAATACAAGCTCGAACTGGAAAACGGCGTGTTAAACCATACCGCTAACGCCCAAGGGCAGAACCCGGATGCCACTCTCACCCTCAACCGTGACACGCTCAATAAAATCATCCTGAAGGAAGAAACCCTGAAACAGGCGGAGGATAAAGGGGAAGTCAAACTCAGCGGTGATGGTGCCAAAATCGATGAACTGCTGGGCTACATGGATAAGTTTGAGTTCTGGTTCAACATTGTGACGCCTTAA
- a CDS encoding YicS family protein has protein sequence MRYLPLLVLVINFCPLTSLAKSAYDDLAYALREQQIIGDLKQHCHIPAGTTDEHIRQVFLNSKDNHDAVIHAAQALKARHKDTYQHQITQVSCPDKSAFMSH, from the coding sequence ATGCGTTACTTACCTTTGTTAGTTTTAGTGATCAACTTTTGTCCCCTTACAAGCCTGGCGAAATCAGCCTATGACGATCTTGCTTATGCCTTAAGGGAGCAGCAGATCATTGGTGACCTGAAACAACATTGTCACATCCCGGCGGGGACCACGGATGAACATATCCGCCAGGTCTTTCTCAACAGCAAAGATAACCATGATGCGGTTATTCACGCCGCTCAGGCGTTGAAAGCGCGGCACAAAGACACTTACCAGCACCAGATAACGCAGGTTAGCTGCCCCGATAAATCCGCTTTTATGAGTCATTAA